The proteins below are encoded in one region of Apostichopus japonicus isolate 1M-3 chromosome 4, ASM3797524v1, whole genome shotgun sequence:
- the LOC139966594 gene encoding uncharacterized protein isoform X2, with translation MERRALVTGLFGIHSREDKWKFVTFLVTDICAAVTSAFCMMWLIIYLVHVNDHYSSALYPLLCIILALQMISCLIGARLSCDLICCRPILDAQDLHQVVVYNPNVAQGENPITIQLPIISESPENLDNENPDGQSTDREISPEKCSVLNE, from the exons ATGGAACGGCGTG CTCTCGTTACTGGATTATTTGGTATTCACAGCCGGGAAGACAAATGGAAG TTCGTGACGTTCCTGGTAACAGATATATGTGCTGCCGTCACAAGTGCATTTTGCATGATGTGGTTGatcatttat CTGGTTCATGTTAATGACCATTACTCATCTGCTCTGTATCCCTTGCTATGTATTATTCTCGCCCTGCAAATGATCTCTTGCCTCATCGGAGCACGCCTCTCCTGTGATCTAATTTGTTGTAGGCCTATCCTCGATGCTCAAGACCTTCACCAAGTG GTCGTTTACAATCCAAACGTGGCCCAAGGAGAAAACCCGATCACTATTCAATTGCCAATAATCTCAGAATCTCCAGAAAACCTGGACAATGAAAACCCAGACGGTCAATCGACGGATAGAGAAATTTCACCTGAAAAATGCAGTGTTCTAAATGAGTGA
- the LOC139966594 gene encoding uncharacterized protein isoform X1, with product MADNSDSTNDHNVMTDHESARIFKRLEVIGILIMIFGSIQILFGRSLAAGHSRTHYKCGNVQNGDAELPDIGWDAWNGVLALVTGLFGIHSREDKWKFVTFLVTDICAAVTSAFCMMWLIIYLVHVNDHYSSALYPLLCIILALQMISCLIGARLSCDLICCRPILDAQDLHQVVVYNPNVAQGENPITIQLPIISESPENLDNENPDGQSTDREISPEKCSVLNE from the exons ATGGCTGACAACAGCGATTCAACTAATGATCATAATGTCATGACCGACCATGAGTCAGCGAGAATTTTCAAACGCCTAGAAGTAATCGGAATTTTAATAATGATATTCGGTTCTATACAAATTCTCTTTGGAAGATCTTTGGCAGCAGGACACAGTCGCACGCACTACAAATGTGGAAATGTTCAAAATGGTGACGCGGAGCTTCCTGATATAGGCTGGGACGCATGGAACGGCGTG TTAGCTCTCGTTACTGGATTATTTGGTATTCACAGCCGGGAAGACAAATGGAAG TTCGTGACGTTCCTGGTAACAGATATATGTGCTGCCGTCACAAGTGCATTTTGCATGATGTGGTTGatcatttat CTGGTTCATGTTAATGACCATTACTCATCTGCTCTGTATCCCTTGCTATGTATTATTCTCGCCCTGCAAATGATCTCTTGCCTCATCGGAGCACGCCTCTCCTGTGATCTAATTTGTTGTAGGCCTATCCTCGATGCTCAAGACCTTCACCAAGTG GTCGTTTACAATCCAAACGTGGCCCAAGGAGAAAACCCGATCACTATTCAATTGCCAATAATCTCAGAATCTCCAGAAAACCTGGACAATGAAAACCCAGACGGTCAATCGACGGATAGAGAAATTTCACCTGAAAAATGCAGTGTTCTAAATGAGTGA